A stretch of Clostridium sp. BJN0001 DNA encodes these proteins:
- a CDS encoding chemotaxis protein CheW, which produces MQIVVFRLGNEHFAVETSIVQSINDMMPTTRVPKAPVYIKGLINLRGSIKSLVDINLLLNVKSDNEQNSIIILNIEDEEIGISVDEVEEVLDVDEKDLQRVGKEENSNQPYVKGILDYEDKLLTVIDINKLINK; this is translated from the coding sequence ATGCAGATTGTAGTATTTAGACTTGGTAATGAACATTTTGCAGTTGAAACAAGTATTGTTCAGAGTATAAATGATATGATGCCAACAACAAGAGTACCTAAAGCTCCTGTATATATAAAAGGCCTTATAAATTTAAGGGGAAGTATTAAATCACTTGTAGATATTAATTTATTACTTAATGTTAAGTCAGATAATGAACAAAATAGTATAATTATCCTTAATATTGAGGATGAAGAAATAGGAATTTCAGTAGATGAAGTGGAGGAAGTACTTGACGTTGATGAAAAAGATCTTCAAAGAGTAGGCAAAGAAGAAAATAGTAATCAGCCATATGTAAAAGGAATATTAGATTATGAAGACAAGCTTCTTACAGTTATTGATATCAATAAACTGATAAATAAATAA
- the fliD gene encoding flagellar filament capping protein FliD, giving the protein MTMRITGMSSGLDVDSIVTDTLKPYMTKIDTAKQQKQILEWKQEQYQDIMKKADTFYTKYLTTTGSSSLFKMSAYNETKFTSDNSAVSVSGSSDANIQNYTVSNVVKATKAYATISNDDLNNINTLSINNTSIISDSDKDLDLTGLSDSEIADKLNEALQEKGFNVSARYSDFANNGAGGLIIENKEAGTETLSVKINGTDKEMAKPGNGLYATISDGSNTIYIKDGEQYKKVADPDDDSKFKLEIVNNSDIKINQNNVTIDGTTFKFNSSTTELDSTKDTGVVDNSATNTVNITGSQDVSKLKDTIVSFVKDYNDLIGDINTKLWEEYDTDYQPLTDDQMDAMSDKQIENWQTKAQTGLLRKDEDLRNLSDSLKDAMNTFMGGSGLSLERIGFKAVNDYKEDNGKFDIDEDKLKTALESNFDDIKDLFMKNYTSDDTSNAGIIPKVQKIMYNNFEKYDSVFNKKAAKSGVYAVTNDMYKSILEKKNLIEDLNDDYTDRQNDLYTKYSKLETAMAEAQSQQSSMSAWFGTSS; this is encoded by the coding sequence ATGACAATGAGAATAACAGGAATGTCAAGTGGACTTGATGTTGATTCAATAGTTACAGATACTTTAAAACCATATATGACTAAAATTGATACAGCAAAGCAGCAGAAACAGATTTTAGAATGGAAACAAGAACAGTATCAAGATATTATGAAAAAAGCTGATACTTTTTATACTAAGTATTTAACAACAACTGGCTCATCAAGTTTGTTTAAGATGAGTGCTTATAATGAAACTAAGTTTACATCAGATAATAGTGCTGTTTCAGTTTCTGGAAGTTCTGATGCTAATATTCAGAATTATACAGTAAGTAATGTTGTTAAAGCTACAAAGGCATATGCAACAATAAGTAATGATGATTTAAATAATATTAATACATTAAGTATTAATAATACATCAATTATTAGTGATAGTGATAAGGATTTGGATTTAACAGGATTGAGCGATTCTGAAATTGCTGATAAATTAAATGAAGCTCTTCAGGAAAAAGGCTTTAATGTATCTGCACGATATAGTGATTTTGCTAATAATGGTGCTGGCGGACTTATTATTGAAAATAAGGAAGCTGGAACAGAGACATTATCAGTAAAAATAAATGGTACTGATAAAGAAATGGCAAAACCAGGTAATGGACTTTATGCAACTATTTCAGATGGATCTAATACAATATATATAAAAGATGGAGAGCAATATAAGAAAGTTGCTGATCCCGATGATGATTCTAAATTTAAATTAGAAATAGTAAATAATTCTGATATCAAAATAAATCAGAATAACGTAACTATTGATGGAACAACATTTAAGTTTAATAGTTCAACAACAGAATTGGATTCTACTAAGGATACTGGTGTTGTAGATAACAGTGCAACAAATACTGTAAATATAACAGGTTCTCAAGATGTAAGCAAATTAAAAGATACAATAGTAAGTTTTGTAAAAGATTATAATGATCTTATAGGAGACATAAATACAAAGCTTTGGGAAGAGTATGACACCGATTATCAGCCACTTACAGATGATCAAATGGATGCTATGTCAGATAAGCAGATAGAAAATTGGCAGACAAAAGCTCAGACTGGACTTCTTAGAAAAGATGAAGATTTAAGAAATTTATCAGACAGTTTAAAAGATGCAATGAATACATTTATGGGAGGCAGCGGACTTTCTCTTGAAAGAATTGGATTTAAGGCGGTAAATGATTATAAAGAAGATAATGGTAAATTTGATATTGATGAAGATAAATTAAAAACTGCACTCGAAAGTAATTTTGATGATATAAAAGATTTATTTATGAAAAATTATACATCTGATGATACTTCAAATGCAGGAATAATCCCAAAAGTTCAAAAAATAATGTATAATAATTTTGAAAAGTATGATTCTGTATTTAATAAGAAAGCAGCTAAAAGTGGAGTTTATGCAGTAACAAATGATATGTATAAATCAATACTTGAAAAGAAAAATTTAATTGAGGATTTAAATGATGATTATACAGATAGACAAAATGATCTTTATACAAAATATTCTAAGCTTGAAACAGCTATGGCTGAAGCTCAGTCTCAGCAGTCTTCAATGTCAGCATGGTTTGGAACATCAAGTTAG
- a CDS encoding flagellar protein FlgN — translation MIDKIIRIINDESKALEDLLMLLKMQYDLLMKQDVFGLEGIIEKINASSKVLAKYELDRRNLLGKQSFKNFVASSNSDKLKESYEKVKETLEKTNMQKETNDVLVKQKLLFTNKMLSIMNPNREANVYNSYGNIKRK, via the coding sequence ATGATTGATAAAATTATAAGAATAATAAATGATGAAAGCAAAGCTTTAGAAGATTTACTAATGCTTTTAAAAATGCAATATGATCTTTTAATGAAACAGGATGTATTTGGTCTTGAAGGTATAATAGAGAAAATAAATGCATCAAGCAAAGTTTTAGCTAAATATGAATTAGATAGAAGAAACCTTTTAGGAAAACAGAGCTTTAAGAATTTTGTAGCTTCATCTAATAGCGATAAGCTTAAAGAATCTTATGAAAAAGTAAAAGAAACGCTTGAAAAAACAAATATGCAAAAAGAAACTAATGATGTATTAGTTAAGCAGAAACTTTTATTTACGAATAAAATGCTATCTATAATGAATCCAAACAGAGAAGCAAATGTATATAATTCATATGGAAATATAAAAAGAAAATAA
- a CDS encoding flagellin: MVISHNLNAMNAHRQMKISTGEQGKSIEKLSSGYRINRAGDDAAGLAISEKMRAQINGLDQGSRNAQDGISMVQTAEGALTETHSMLQRLKTLAVQSANGTYSDGDRASINLEVEQLKSEISRIGSQTDFNGTKVLKDAKAVNIQVGNKNGQTIAISLADMTASGITVNNIDLSNETKAGEAIDTIDTAIKNVSDQRAKLGAVQNRLEHTIKSVDNTSENIQAAESRIRDTDMAKEMMNYTKSQILTNAAQSMLAQANQAPQSVLQLLQ, from the coding sequence ATGGTAATATCACATAACTTAAATGCAATGAACGCACACAGACAGATGAAAATCTCTACAGGAGAACAAGGAAAGTCAATTGAAAAGTTAAGTTCTGGATACAGAATTAACAGAGCTGGAGACGATGCAGCAGGACTTGCAATCTCAGAAAAAATGAGAGCACAGATAAATGGTCTTGATCAGGGTTCAAGAAATGCACAAGATGGTATCTCAATGGTACAGACAGCAGAAGGTGCATTAACAGAAACTCACTCAATGCTTCAGAGATTAAAGACATTAGCAGTACAATCAGCTAATGGAACTTATTCAGATGGAGATAGAGCATCAATTAATCTTGAAGTTGAACAATTAAAATCAGAAATAAGCAGAATAGGATCACAAACAGACTTTAATGGAACAAAAGTATTAAAAGATGCTAAGGCAGTAAATATTCAAGTTGGTAATAAAAATGGTCAGACAATAGCAATTAGCTTAGCTGATATGACTGCTTCAGGAATTACTGTAAACAACATAGATCTTTCTAATGAAACTAAAGCAGGAGAGGCAATAGATACAATAGATACTGCAATAAAGAATGTATCAGATCAGAGAGCAAAACTTGGAGCTGTTCAGAACAGACTTGAACATACAATCAAATCTGTAGATAATACATCAGAAAACATTCAAGCAGCAGAGTCAAGAATCAGAGATACAGATATGGCAAAAGAAATGATGAACTATACTAAGTCTCAGATTTTAACAAATGCAGCACAGAGTATGCTTGCACAAGCAAATCAAGCACCACAGAGTGTTCTTCAATTATTACAGTAG
- the csrA gene encoding carbon storage regulator CsrA has protein sequence MLIITRKKGQSLKIGDDIEITVSRIDDGSVKLGINAPKEVSILRKEIYDEVQKENKDAVKVDLNMLKNISKK, from the coding sequence ATGTTAATAATCACTAGAAAAAAAGGTCAATCACTAAAAATAGGTGATGATATAGAAATAACAGTAAGTAGAATAGATGATGGAAGCGTTAAACTTGGAATTAATGCTCCAAAAGAAGTTTCGATTCTTAGAAAAGAAATTTATGATGAGGTTCAAAAAGAAAATAAGGATGCAGTAAAAGTGGATCTTAATATGTTAAAAAATATTAGTAAAAAGTAA
- the flgK gene encoding flagellar hook-associated protein FlgK, producing MSGLLGTLTTAVRGINVQQGNISTASHNIANVGTDGYSRQRTVVQTTIPFGANSKYELCTYGQVGTGAEITDIMRIRNTFLDYQVRNEMGVNADASERNTYLTGVDDILNEVSDNGIQKCLTEFFNAYNDFATTPSSDTNRGLVYKASQALAEQINSKYTEVENQKEDAQAQLKDSTETINDLLDKINELNQKISSISALGMSANDYMDTRDLYLDDLSEQLGITVKRDKYDTISVSAGEISGINNLVNASPSDMDYTRFSYVEEAELKGSTITVTYSALGDENNKKTFTLTGDQDTVDKLLKNRMLIADKDGEVSGVTAANLDSKLVNNIEKGKVAARENVQDNIQGYLNRLDAFAASFAYTVNAIQTGDTGDGNGAGIVDKDGNKVTTEVLFTVKKSDGTLTGTDDGISAKNISVNTNIQTDLSILNSGRYHVDDYSGTKDNERAQAMYKLKDLNVDMSALFNAADGSIKDNTIDTRKNFFDSKTDVGIEFSDADCVDIINTKNGTGSNMFNYYQNIIGTIANDAKSANSDATTSSDLLLQYKNSRLQESGVSLDEEMANLVQFTHAFQANGRMINTVDKLLDVVVNGLMN from the coding sequence ATGTCAGGATTATTAGGAACTCTTACAACAGCCGTAAGAGGAATTAATGTTCAGCAAGGGAACATAAGTACAGCATCACATAATATTGCTAATGTTGGAACAGATGGATACTCAAGGCAGAGGACAGTTGTTCAGACTACAATACCATTTGGAGCAAATTCAAAATATGAACTTTGCACATATGGTCAAGTTGGAACTGGAGCAGAAATTACAGATATCATGAGAATAAGAAATACTTTTCTTGATTATCAGGTAAGAAATGAGATGGGGGTAAATGCAGATGCATCTGAAAGAAATACATATCTTACAGGTGTAGATGATATTTTAAATGAAGTCAGTGATAATGGAATTCAGAAATGTCTTACTGAATTTTTTAATGCTTATAATGACTTTGCAACAACACCTTCATCAGATACAAATAGAGGTTTAGTATATAAAGCATCTCAGGCGCTTGCTGAACAAATAAACAGTAAATACACAGAAGTTGAGAATCAGAAAGAAGATGCACAGGCACAGCTAAAAGATTCTACAGAAACAATAAATGATCTTTTAGATAAAATTAATGAGTTAAATCAAAAGATATCATCAATTTCTGCACTTGGAATGAGTGCAAATGATTATATGGATACAAGAGATTTGTATTTAGATGATTTAAGTGAGCAGCTAGGAATAACTGTAAAAAGAGATAAGTACGATACAATAAGTGTGTCAGCAGGTGAAATAAGCGGAATAAATAATTTAGTTAATGCTTCTCCATCAGATATGGATTATACAAGATTTTCATATGTTGAAGAAGCTGAGCTTAAAGGGAGTACAATTACAGTAACATATTCTGCACTTGGAGATGAAAATAATAAAAAGACATTTACATTAACAGGAGACCAAGATACAGTAGATAAGCTTTTAAAAAATAGAATGCTTATTGCAGATAAAGATGGAGAAGTTAGCGGTGTTACAGCTGCAAATCTTGATTCAAAGCTTGTAAATAATATAGAAAAAGGAAAGGTTGCCGCAAGAGAAAATGTTCAGGATAATATTCAGGGATATTTAAATAGACTTGATGCATTTGCGGCTTCATTTGCGTATACAGTAAATGCAATTCAAACTGGTGATACAGGAGATGGAAATGGAGCAGGAATAGTTGATAAAGATGGAAATAAAGTTACTACAGAAGTTTTATTTACAGTAAAGAAGTCAGACGGTACTCTTACTGGAACTGATGATGGAATTTCTGCTAAAAATATTTCTGTAAATACAAATATCCAAACTGACCTTTCAATATTAAATTCAGGAAGATATCATGTAGATGATTATAGTGGAACTAAAGATAATGAAAGAGCACAGGCTATGTATAAGCTTAAAGATTTAAATGTTGATATGAGCGCATTATTTAATGCAGCCGATGGAAGCATTAAAGATAATACTATTGATACAAGAAAGAATTTCTTTGATTCTAAGACAGATGTAGGAATAGAATTTTCAGATGCTGACTGTGTAGATATTATAAATACTAAAAATGGAACAGGCTCTAATATGTTTAATTATTATCAAAATATTATTGGAACTATTGCAAATGATGCAAAATCTGCAAATTCTGATGCAACAACATCATCGGATCTTTTATTGCAGTATAAAAATAGCAGACTTCAAGAATCAGGAGTTTCACTTGATGAAGAAATGGCAAACCTTGTACAGTTTACACATGCATTTCAGGCAAATGGAAGAATGATAAATACAGTTGATAAATTGCTCGATGTAGTAGTAAACGGACTTATGAATTAA
- the fliY gene encoding flagellar motor switch phosphatase FliY, producing MGDNFLSQDEINALLAGNNEDSSKENTPNKDEVNEKDEVNEEELINETDKDLLGEIGNISMGSASTALYQLINQKVNITTPVVSVTTLGEIKKSFETPNIVLDIKYINGIVGRNILIIKIEDGLVISNLMMGGDGSVSDHTELSEIEISAVSEAMNQMIGSAATSMATMFGRKVDISPPTSKVVTSKDEPLSDAISDDERIVKVSFKMTIGDIVDSNIMQIFPIKTAKNIVAIMTGTEVKEELKDNKITEKPAETVVKPEMQPKEEPAIKNTAAVDSDRQSNASYSNNVMQSQPQQPVEVHEASFAPLNQNQNQNVVPPIKNIDLILDVPLNISVVLGRAKKSIQDILDLGSGSLIELDKLAEEPVEILVNGKTIAEGEVVVVDENFGVRITNIIDTAERVKSLK from the coding sequence ATGGGTGATAATTTTTTATCTCAAGATGAGATAAATGCATTATTAGCTGGAAATAATGAAGATTCATCAAAAGAAAATACACCAAACAAAGATGAAGTAAATGAGAAAGATGAAGTAAATGAGGAAGAATTAATAAATGAGACAGATAAAGATTTACTTGGAGAAATAGGAAATATTTCTATGGGATCTGCCTCTACCGCATTATATCAGCTGATAAATCAAAAAGTAAATATTACAACACCAGTAGTAAGTGTAACGACACTTGGCGAAATAAAGAAGAGTTTTGAAACTCCTAATATTGTTCTTGACATAAAATATATTAATGGAATAGTAGGAAGAAACATATTAATAATAAAAATTGAAGATGGTCTTGTAATATCAAACCTAATGATGGGTGGAGATGGTTCAGTAAGTGATCATACAGAATTATCTGAAATTGAAATAAGTGCAGTTTCAGAAGCGATGAATCAGATGATAGGATCAGCTGCTACTTCGATGGCAACAATGTTTGGGAGAAAGGTTGATATATCACCTCCAACTTCAAAAGTTGTAACAAGTAAGGATGAACCTTTATCAGATGCCATTTCAGACGATGAAAGAATTGTTAAAGTTTCATTCAAGATGACAATTGGAGATATTGTAGATAGTAATATAATGCAGATATTCCCAATTAAAACAGCAAAGAACATAGTAGCAATAATGACAGGAACAGAAGTTAAAGAGGAATTAAAGGATAATAAAATTACTGAAAAACCTGCTGAAACAGTAGTTAAACCAGAGATGCAGCCAAAAGAAGAACCTGCTATAAAAAATACTGCAGCAGTTGATAGCGATAGACAAAGTAATGCTAGTTACAGTAATAATGTTATGCAAAGTCAGCCTCAGCAACCTGTTGAAGTACATGAAGCATCATTTGCTCCATTAAATCAGAATCAAAATCAAAATGTGGTACCACCAATTAAGAATATTGATTTGATTTTGGATGTACCTCTTAATATATCCGTTGTACTTGGAAGAGCTAAAAAGAGTATTCAGGATATTCTTGATTTAGGAAGTGGTTCTTTAATAGAACTTGATAAACTTGCTGAAGAACCTGTAGAGATACTAGTTAATGGAAAGACAATAGCAGAAGGTGAAGTTGTTGTTGTTGATGAAAACTTTGGTGTTAGAATAACAAATATTATAGACACAGCAGAGAGAGTTAAATCATTAAAATAA
- a CDS encoding flagellar protein FlaG: protein MDVNSIAKSSVAAINTYNNNQNNISSGDLAKESSVDDKTSTDKKINAADSKKYDKEDLEKAVNKLNKFLEDDNTRAEFSYHKQLGTLMVKVVDQNTKKVLLEVPPEKILDMVASMCEQFGIIDKKA, encoded by the coding sequence ATGGATGTTAACTCAATTGCAAAGTCTTCAGTAGCTGCTATAAACACATATAATAATAATCAAAATAATATTTCATCTGGGGATTTAGCTAAAGAAAGCTCAGTAGATGATAAAACATCTACTGATAAAAAAATTAATGCTGCTGACTCTAAAAAATATGATAAAGAAGATTTAGAAAAAGCGGTAAATAAATTAAATAAATTTTTAGAAGATGATAATACAAGGGCTGAATTTTCTTATCATAAACAGTTAGGTACATTGATGGTTAAAGTAGTTGATCAAAATACAAAAAAAGTATTATTAGAAGTCCCACCAGAGAAGATATTAGATATGGTTGCAAGTATGTGCGAACAATTTGGAATAATTGATAAAAAAGCATAG
- the fliS gene encoding flagellar export chaperone FliS, giving the protein MYQNGYNVYKNNSVNYASKDQLLLMLTEGAVKFSKIGRQAIIDKDISKAHKSLLRTQDIFTELMVSLDKNAGEWAENLYKVYDFIKRRLADANMQKNKEIMDEIIPLIEDINNMWNDAYKKSKQSM; this is encoded by the coding sequence ATGTATCAAAATGGCTATAACGTATATAAGAATAACAGTGTAAACTATGCATCTAAGGATCAGCTTTTATTAATGCTCACAGAAGGTGCTGTTAAGTTTTCTAAAATAGGAAGACAAGCTATTATAGATAAAGATATATCTAAAGCACATAAAAGTCTTTTAAGAACACAGGACATTTTTACAGAGCTTATGGTAAGTCTTGATAAAAATGCAGGAGAATGGGCAGAAAATTTATATAAAGTTTACGATTTTATAAAAAGAAGACTTGCTGATGCTAATATGCAGAAAAATAAAGAGATTATGGATGAAATCATTCCTCTTATAGAGGATATTAACAATATGTGGAATGATGCTTATAAAAAGTCAAAACAAAGTATGTAA
- the flgL gene encoding flagellar hook-associated protein FlgL produces MPRITNTMLINNYMNNMQRNLNSMSITQNQMSSGKLIQRASEDPSAAVKVMQLNAEINSNKTYNTNINDATNWLNTTDTAMNEVTNIVKRVRTLMVKAGNGTYEEDEITAIKNEVDERINQMGEVLNTSFNGEYIFGGTKNTSKPVAVEDGQIYYVDKNGNKLDSTTDPNGKIKDQIASKVSVGISDGIFLDYNKNAVDVLEFKDSQNKSLNGSNILSDLSKCLGVASGESSSVSLSDGSVVSSSSEALDKISGDINENMSLFTQNILSVRSTVGAMQNRMDSAKTNNEDQTYNMTDILSKTDDIDVTEKTMQYAVLQTVYTATLQTSSKVLNNTLMDYLN; encoded by the coding sequence ATGCCAAGAATAACAAATACAATGCTTATTAATAATTATATGAATAATATGCAGAGAAATTTAAATAGCATGAGCATTACACAGAATCAGATGTCATCAGGTAAGCTTATTCAAAGAGCTTCTGAAGACCCTTCAGCTGCTGTTAAAGTAATGCAGCTTAATGCAGAAATTAATTCTAATAAAACATATAATACAAATATAAATGATGCAACAAACTGGCTTAATACAACAGATACAGCTATGAATGAGGTAACTAACATTGTAAAGAGAGTAAGAACTCTTATGGTTAAAGCTGGAAACGGAACATATGAAGAAGATGAAATTACAGCAATAAAGAATGAAGTAGATGAGAGAATAAATCAGATGGGTGAAGTTTTAAATACTTCGTTTAATGGTGAATACATTTTTGGAGGTACAAAGAATACTTCAAAACCTGTAGCAGTTGAAGATGGTCAGATTTATTATGTTGATAAAAATGGTAATAAACTAGATTCTACAACTGATCCTAATGGAAAGATTAAAGATCAGATAGCATCAAAAGTAAGTGTTGGAATTTCTGATGGAATTTTTCTTGACTATAATAAAAATGCAGTAGATGTTTTAGAATTTAAGGATAGTCAAAATAAATCTCTTAATGGATCAAATATACTTTCCGATTTATCTAAATGTCTTGGTGTAGCGTCTGGTGAATCTTCTTCTGTATCATTATCTGATGGAAGCGTAGTATCAAGTTCAAGTGAGGCATTAGATAAAATAAGTGGAGATATAAATGAAAATATGAGCTTATTTACGCAAAATATATTATCAGTAAGATCGACTGTAGGTGCAATGCAAAACAGAATGGACTCTGCAAAAACTAATAATGAAGATCAAACTTATAATATGACAGATATTTTATCAAAAACTGATGATATTGATGTTACAGAAAAGACAATGCAGTATGCTGTTTTGCAGACAGTATATACAGCAACTCTTCAAACAAGTTCTAAAGTTTTAAATAATACACTTATGGACTATTTAAACTAG
- a CDS encoding flagellar biosynthesis anti-sigma factor FlgM — translation MNINKIYGASFVNSYNKNVCAKKSTQNENSSKDTIEISNFAKTLSDYKNSNNVNNEKKISEIKDKIKSGTYNVDAKLTAESILKEINKRKGL, via the coding sequence ATGAATATCAATAAAATATATGGGGCATCATTTGTTAATTCATATAATAAAAATGTATGCGCTAAAAAATCAACTCAAAATGAAAATAGTTCAAAGGATACTATTGAAATTTCAAATTTTGCAAAAACACTTTCAGATTATAAAAATAGTAATAACGTTAATAATGAAAAGAAAATTTCTGAAATAAAAGATAAGATTAAAAGTGGAACTTATAATGTTGATGCAAAGCTTACAGCAGAAAGTATACTTAAAGAGATAAATAAAAGAAAGGGCTTATAA
- the fliW gene encoding flagellar assembly protein FliW, translating to MKLISRIDGEIEYNEDEIIYFKKGLLGFEKCKKYILKDLDEYKPFKILQSIDDENVGMIVISTYDFFKDYDIKLNEETVKNLKLKSAKDAFVITTITLNSDAQKITTNLQGPIIINISEKKGEQIILDNPKFKTKESLIKG from the coding sequence ATGAAGTTAATTTCGAGAATTGATGGCGAAATCGAATATAATGAGGATGAAATAATTTATTTTAAAAAGGGACTACTTGGTTTTGAAAAATGTAAAAAATATATTTTAAAAGACTTAGATGAGTATAAACCTTTTAAAATACTTCAATCTATAGACGATGAAAATGTAGGAATGATAGTAATTTCTACATATGATTTTTTTAAAGACTACGATATAAAATTAAATGAAGAAACAGTTAAAAATCTTAAATTAAAGTCTGCAAAAGATGCATTTGTAATTACAACAATTACATTAAATTCAGATGCACAGAAAATTACTACAAATCTTCAGGGACCTATAATAATAAATATTTCTGAGAAGAAGGGCGAACAGATTATTTTAGATAATCCAAAGTTTAAGACAAAAGAGTCCCTTATAAAGGGGTGA
- the fliM gene encoding flagellar motor switch protein FliM: protein MADVLSQNEIDALLSALSTGELEPEEVGKDEEKHKVKVYDFRSPQKFSKEHIRTLEVVHDNYARILSNYLTAQVRQNIKIKVETVEQVPYEEFIHSVQNPTIITLFKMPPLTGNIILETNPQFSLEVIDILLGGNGDRKIEVKEFTDIDKNIMLHVTSGMIQNLKLAWNGVLNVKPEVVGIETNPALNQTLAPNEPVALITFSVEMGKTSTFVNMCIPYLCIEKQLDSLVVQYKFQSSDEEALVDSRNKVQNGIKKVDVDILAQLGKTDISVYDFLKLTVGDIIKLDERASSPIKVYVGDQECYYAKPGTTGKNMGVMILDVTDKEVRVDG from the coding sequence ATGGCAGATGTTTTATCACAAAATGAAATAGATGCCTTGTTATCAGCTCTATCCACAGGAGAGCTGGAACCAGAAGAGGTTGGAAAAGACGAAGAAAAACATAAAGTAAAAGTATATGATTTTAGAAGCCCTCAGAAATTTTCAAAAGAACATATAAGGACGCTTGAAGTAGTGCATGATAATTATGCAAGAATTTTATCTAATTATCTCACAGCTCAGGTACGTCAGAATATAAAAATTAAAGTAGAAACAGTTGAACAGGTTCCATATGAAGAATTTATACATTCTGTTCAAAATCCTACAATAATAACATTATTTAAGATGCCTCCGCTTACAGGAAATATTATATTAGAGACTAATCCACAGTTTTCTTTAGAAGTTATTGATATTCTATTAGGTGGAAATGGTGATAGAAAAATTGAAGTAAAAGAATTTACTGATATAGATAAAAATATAATGCTTCATGTTACAAGTGGTATGATTCAGAATCTTAAACTTGCATGGAACGGTGTTTTAAATGTTAAACCTGAAGTTGTAGGAATAGAAACTAACCCTGCTTTAAATCAGACACTAGCTCCAAATGAACCAGTTGCGTTAATTACATTTTCTGTTGAAATGGGTAAGACAAGTACTTTTGTAAATATGTGTATACCATATTTATGTATAGAAAAGCAGCTGGATAGTTTGGTTGTACAATATAAATTTCAGAGTTCAGATGAAGAGGCTCTTGTTGATTCAAGAAATAAGGTACAAAATGGAATTAAAAAAGTTGATGTTGATATATTGGCACAACTTGGAAAGACAGATATTAGCGTCTATGATTTTTTGAAACTTACAGTTGGAGATATTATAAAACTAGATGAAAGAGCTTCATCACCTATAAAGGTTTATGTTGGAGATCAGGAATGTTATTACGCAAAACCTGGAACTACTGGCAAGAATATGGGCGTAATGATACTAGATGTTACAGATAAGGAAGTGAGAGTAGATGGGTGA